The Xenopus tropicalis strain Nigerian chromosome 2, UCB_Xtro_10.0, whole genome shotgun sequence genome window below encodes:
- the rassf5 gene encoding ras association domain-containing protein 5 isoform X2 — translation MTVSGSMSSGYCSLEEDIEDYFFTARENLSRKTAKDAPKEESKPTVQDLKQKIEAFNKMVQNGLIMKLADDETFTGFIKVHLKLRRANKPNIQTPSDTLKELTQNKPANKQTPFYVPLDAMKQLHISSVTTTSEVIRGLLLKFQVADDPQKFALFKHMHRDGQVLIQKLALTEHPLYLRLLAGPETDVLSFVLKENDTGEVQWDAFTVPELQNFLLILEKEERDKVQQVHKKYAAFRQHLQDALAEAKRKNV, via the exons ATGACGGTCAGCGGAAGTATGAGCAGTGGGTACTGCAGCCTGGAGGAAGACATTGAGGATTATTTCTTCACAGCAAGAGAAAACCTTTCCAGAAAGACTGCAAAG GATGCTCCAAAGGAAGAATCAAAACCCACCGTTCAAGATCTAAAGCAGAAAATAGAGGCCTTCAACAAAATGGTTCAAAATGGCTTGATTATGAAACTG GCAGATGATGAAACATTCACAGGATTTATTAAAGTGCATCTGAAACTCCGACGTGCCAACAAACCAAATATACAAACTCCATCAGACACTTTAAAAGAGCTGACCCAAAACAAGCCAGCAAACAAGCAGACACCTTTCTACGTACCTTTGGATGCTATGAAACAGTTGCACATCAGCAGTGTGACAACAACCAGTGAAGTCATAAGAGGGCTGCTGTTAAAATTCCAGGTGGCGGATGATCCCCAGAAATTTGCACTCTTCAAGCACATGCACAGAGATGGACAAG ttttgATTCAGAAGCTGGCACTCACAGAGCATCCTTTATATCTGCGCCTTTTGGCTGGACCAGAAACTGATGTACTAAGTTTTGTACTGAAGGAAAATGATACAGGAGAGGTGCAG TGGGATGCCTTTACAGTTCCAGAGCTGCAAAATTTCCTTTTGATTCTTGAGAAGGAAGAACGTGACAAAGTACAGCAAGTGCACAAGAAATATGCTGCTTTCCGCCAGCACCTGCAGGATGCCCTGGCTGAAGCCAAgaggaaaaatgtataa